The Methanomicrobiales archaeon genome has a segment encoding these proteins:
- a CDS encoding undecaprenyl diphosphate synthase family protein: MVEDALGERRRKAGTGEFRESSTVCPERDGVPKFSRLPRHIGVIPDGNRRWAIARGLPRHAGYEKGIAPGFQLLDLCIALGIEELSVYGFTQDNTKRPPIQREAYSKACVLAVDKLKEKDAALLVVGNTASPMFPKELLPYTRRTVFGRGTIRVNHLINYSWQWDINQLTAAGGTPQRDVLSSIGSAGVSRIDLIIRWGGRRRLSGFLPVQSVYADIYVVDALWPDFRPEHLYQALQWYQEQDVTLGG; the protein is encoded by the coding sequence ATGGTAGAGGATGCGCTCGGGGAAAGGAGACGGAAGGCGGGAACGGGGGAATTCCGAGAGAGCAGCACGGTGTGCCCCGAGCGGGACGGCGTGCCGAAGTTCAGCCGCCTGCCCCGCCACATCGGAGTGATTCCGGACGGCAACCGCCGCTGGGCCATAGCGCGGGGTCTCCCCAGACACGCCGGGTATGAGAAAGGAATCGCTCCGGGATTCCAGCTCCTCGACCTCTGCATCGCACTCGGCATCGAGGAGCTCTCCGTCTACGGATTCACGCAGGACAACACCAAGCGCCCCCCGATCCAGCGGGAAGCCTATTCGAAGGCCTGCGTTCTCGCCGTTGACAAGCTCAAAGAGAAAGATGCCGCACTGCTGGTCGTGGGGAACACCGCATCCCCGATGTTCCCGAAGGAGCTGCTGCCCTATACCCGGAGGACGGTCTTCGGGCGGGGCACGATCCGGGTCAACCACCTGATCAACTACAGCTGGCAGTGGGACATTAACCAGCTGACCGCCGCCGGCGGCACTCCCCAGCGAGACGTGCTCTCCTCCATCGGATCCGCGGGCGTCTCCCGGATCGACCTGATCATCCGCTGGGGCGGGCGGAGAAGGTTATCGGGATTCCTACCCGTACAGTCGGTATATGCCGATATCTACGTGGTGGATGCACTCTGGCCCGACTTCCGCCCCGAGCACCTCTACCAGGCGCTGCAGTGGTACCAAGAGCAGGATGTGACCCTCGGTGGGTGA